ATAATTATATAAAATGTGGTTTTAACACTGAGAGGCATGGGTTATTGCTGTCATATACAGTATGACAACACTTATAAGGTTGTATACTACATGGGATAACATAATTTCAAACACAGTTCAGTAAAATGTCCCTACATGAATCTGTGACATTCTGTAGTTAACAATAAAGGaagcaacaaagaaaacatgtttgtttttaaaattcccatttttcactttcagtaaCCTTTGAAAGAGGATCTTAGGAGGATGCCTAACAGCAGTGTAACCCAGCAGAACCATTCCTCCAACGAGACACTGCTGGACACCTCAGAGAGGCTCCGCACCATTCTTATAGCCCTGTACATCATTGACCTGGCTGGTGGCACCCTCGGGGTCATCATGATGTCCCACCAGTTGTTTCAAAGGAGACCACAATCTGTGATGACCGTTATCATCATCAGCCTCCTGGTGCTGCACACCTTTATGCTACTCAGCATCCCCTTCCGCCTCAGCTATTACATTTTACGGGAATGGAAATTCGGGAGGTTCGCCTGCAAGCTAGCAAGCGCCATCATCTACCTCCACATGTACACCACCTTCATGTTTTACGTGGCTATCATCATAATACGCCTCTTCCGACTCGAGTTTAGGAAGTGCTACACTACAACCGGGGTGGCTGCTGTCTGGCTGGTGGGAGCGTTGGTGGTCACTCCCGTTCTTCTCTCGTACTATGGCACCTCTAGGACATACCTCTCCTCGGAATGCTTTCAGTTCCACAAGGAGATACAAGAGGTGCCCATGCTGATCATAAACTACTGCTTGGTTGGGATTTTGGTGGCAGTTTGTGCTGTGCTCACTGTAATCCAGTTGTCTGTGATGTATAGACTGGCTGTGAAATACTGGCCTGACATCAACTCCCATGTGGAATTCAGGGCTCAGGCAAAGAGTTTCTTCTTCATCTTGGTAACATTAGTGTGCTTTATGCCTCATCATGTATTCAGAGTATATTACATCCAAAACTGCCACTTGGATAAGGACCATAAACTACTCCCATACAATGAAATTTTTTTAGCTTTAACAACAATGTGCTGCTTGGATATGTTGTGCTTCATAGCAGGAATAGCCCACTGAACTGTGAACTACCAGGAAATCCAGCTGCAGTGTGTCAATCCCAGCTTTTGGCAGAAATAAAACTGTGTCGGGACTTTGCTGAGCTAGGGAGACAGCTGAGTTTTCGGCATGGCTGTACTGGTCTGTAGCATTATCTGGCTAGTAAGATCCATCTTTCAGAAGCTACTGGTTTTTACCTTCTCTCTTGAAGGCAGACACATGAGTCTTACTCTAGTCTTTGACCTAAGAGTCATGCCCTGAAGCTTCATTAAGATTTTCCTCAGCTGTCCCTCTCTAACAATGACAACACAAGTATCCATTCCTTTCtatatttttccttaaagtgTCTCAGTAACAACAACACACTGTGGCCAATAAGTTGTCCATTGTGAAGGTCTAACAAGTTCTTCTGGCAATTGTGATACtgaagggaagagagggaagaaagaaattcc
This region of Harpia harpyja isolate bHarHar1 chromosome 1, bHarHar1 primary haplotype, whole genome shotgun sequence genomic DNA includes:
- the LOC128141985 gene encoding probable G-protein coupled receptor 141 → MPNSSVTQQNHSSNETLLDTSERLRTILIALYIIDLAGGTLGVIMMSHQLFQRRPQSVMTVIIISLLVLHTFMLLSIPFRLSYYILREWKFGRFACKLASAIIYLHMYTTFMFYVAIIIIRLFRLEFRKCYTTTGVAAVWLVGALVVTPVLLSYYGTSRTYLSSECFQFHKEIQEVPMLIINYCLVGILVAVCAVLTVIQLSVMYRLAVKYWPDINSHVEFRAQAKSFFFILVTLVCFMPHHVFRVYYIQNCHLDKDHKLLPYNEIFLALTTMCCLDMLCFIAGIAH